The following coding sequences are from one Lolium rigidum isolate FL_2022 chromosome 6, APGP_CSIRO_Lrig_0.1, whole genome shotgun sequence window:
- the LOC124664562 gene encoding aquaporin NIP4-1-like, translating into MDLDKMTDGERVAAATGQDLEQARRGLELPPSAGHGTNRLAIGNLIREVQRNDLEGVATFLVVFWSCTAAVMQETRHALSFPTVCLVVGLTVAFVLGWMGPAHLNPAVTVTFAAFRYFPWRKLPLYAAAQLGASVLACLSVNAVMRTREEDFYGTVPRPPGAGARLPFLLELLASAVLMIVIATVARSSASKAVGGMAIGAAVGTLGLVIGPVSGGSMNPVRSLGPAIVFGRYTHIWIYVVAPVAGMLLGALLNLAVRQSDAIVGFLCGGRGTSSRVVVIARPVGATAGCLHEPDFHPYKVHTSDRTVDHIRYIDGALPVYVFANAFLVSSAPAPSSHASLSVCVGTQSVCASLHNSGSTEEKGASS; encoded by the exons ATGGATCTTGACAAGATGACCGACGGCGAGCGCGTCGCCGCGGCGACCGGGCAGGACCTTGAGCAGGCTCGCCGTGGCCTGGagctgccgccgtccgccggccatGGCACCAACCGTCTCGCCATTGGCAATCTCATACGGGAGGTACAGAGAAACGA CCTGGAGGGCGTGGCGACGTTCCTGGTGGTGTTCTGGTCGTGCACGGCGGCGGTGATGCAGGAGACGCGCCACGCGCTCAGTTTCCCGACGGTGTGCCTCGTCGTCGGCCTCACCGTCGCCTTCGTGCTGGGCTGGATGGGCCCGGCGCACCTCAACCCAGCCGTCACCGTCACCTTCGCCGCCTTCCGCTACTTCCCCTGGCGCAAGCTCCCGCTCTACGCCGCGGCCCAGCTCGGCGCCTCCGTGCTCGCCTGCCTCTCCGTCAACGCCGTCATGCGGACGCGCGAGGAGGACTTCTACGGCACCGTGCCCAGGCCGCCGGGCGCGGGCGCGCGGCTGCCGTTCCTCCTGGAGCTCCTCGCCTCCGCCGTGCTCATGATCGTCATCGCCACCGTCGCCAGGAGCTCGGCC AGCAAGGCGGTGGGAGGGATGGCCATTGGAGCGGCGGTGGGGACGCTGGGGCTGGTGATCGGGCCGGTGTCGGGAGGGTCGATGAACCCGGTGAGGAGCCTGGGCCCCGCGATCGTCTTCGGGAGGTACACCCACATCTGGATCTACGTCGTCGCCCCCGTCGCCGGCATGCTGCTCGGCGCGCTCTTAAACTTAGCCGTCCGGCAGTCCGATGCGATCGTTGGTTTCCTTTGTGGCGGCAGAGGAACGTCAAGCagagtcgtcgtcatcgctcgCCCCGTCGGTGCAACAGCTGG GTGTTTACATGAACCGGATTTTCACCCCTACAAAGTGCACACGTCAGACCGCACCGTCGACCACATTCGGTACATCGACGGTGCCCTGCCTGTTTACGTGTTCGCCAACGCGTTTCTTGTGTCATCAGCTCCAGCTCCCAGTTCACACGCCTCTCTTTCAGTTTGTGTTGGCACGCAGAGCGTGTGCGCCAGCCTACACAACAGCGGGAGCACAGAGGAGAAGGGAGCTAGCTCCTGA